AATCGACCCCTTATGCGCGGATCGAACCGATCAAGCGCTCGGCTCGGAGTCATTACCTCGCCCACAACGCGCGGTACCGCTACGAGATCCAGGCGGTTGAGGTGGGCAAGAAGGACGGAGCGGTTCAAGTCCTATCCCGGAAGACCCTGCTGGAAGCCACGCCCGAGCCGGGTACCGCCCGGATACGCTGGGTGTCCCGCGAGAACCGGGGCGAATAGTGTTCGCTGCGGCCGATGATTGGGGGGCATCGAGATGACGTCAAAACAGCTGGGAGCCCGCACCTTCACCGTCCGGGCAAAACCATCCGGGTGGTTTGTGGAGCGCGACGATGGGTTGGTTATAGGGATGGGTTTTTCCAGCGAGAAGGAAGCACAAGGCTGGCTCGACCGCGAGGTTGAACTGGCACGACAACAGCAAACGGAGCCTGGAAGGCCTGACCGAGAACATCACAACGGAGGTGAAAAGTGAGTACCGACGAACTAGACAACAACAACATCAACAAGATGACAGCCTGGGAGTGGGTTCGACTCTTCGCAATGGCCATCGGTTTGATAGTAGCGATTATCGTAATCATGACAACGGTGTATCCCAGTGAGATCAGCGACGAGCGATATGAAAAGGTCACCCAGATGGTCGAGGCTCACCCTGAGTTGCGCGGCACGGTCTCCCGTCTGATGGAAGAGGGTTGCGGGGTCGGCCGCCGCCATGCGCCATGCCTTACCGTTTCGAACTTCCGGGGAATCGAGCGCCGCTACGAGATCCTGACCGGCCAAACGCCCGGTGACCGTCTGGCGCGAGACCTGGATGTGGTTATCGAATAGTCAGGGGAACCGCCTACGGCGACATCATCGAGCCAGGCGACCGTTCAGGTCCCGGATCGTACCGGGTCCGCAACATTCTCGGTGCCCTGCCGGACGAGGATGCGTACCGGTGGGCACTGGAGGCGCTTCACCGCACCCGGCGGCGATGCCATCTGGTGCAAGGTGGCGCAGGCAACCGCCATCGGGATGCCGGGCCCTCCCAGTCGGAGTGCGACACGGGAAACACCCGTCAGAAACGGCGATCACACGGTGCGAAAAATCGACAAGACCACGCGATTCGCTACGCTGGAGCCTCAATCAACGGAACCGGCCCGAAGCCGGCCAGGAGAACGTTATGTGCGAGAAAGCCCAATCACACTATGAATCCACCCTTGCCGAGATGGAGGGCCTCATAGAACGCTTCCGCGGATTGGTCGCGCCAATGCCGCATCACGGAGACAAATGCGAAGACTCGCAGAAGCAGTGTCTCCTTCAGGCACTGTCGCAACTCGAGCAAACAGTCAACGGCCTCGAGCCGAAAGATTTCGCCAGCACAAGGAGCATACAGTGATGAAATGGAAGATTGGTGGACACGTTCTGCTGTTGGTCTCACTCGTGCTTCTGGTGGCGCTTCGGGGCTTTGAGATCCATCTTGGCGACGAGGACGTCTCAAGCGCCCTCAAGTCCTGGCTTGCGGTGGTGGCGGTCAACGGAACCGGCGGACTGATTTTCGCGGGGTATGGCTTGGCGGGCCTGACATGGAACAAGGCCCAGGGCAGCGCGCACGAGATGGCGGTAAAACTCCTCGACGGCTTGTTCCTGATCAATTTGTCGTTGATCGGCGCCGCTGGGGTGATGTGGATCCTCCACGATGCGCAACAATCGCATTTGCCCGATGTGCAGGCATCCATGATCGCCCCCTTGGTAGCGGTTGCGGCCACTCTGGTCGTCCTGTTGATTGCGACCGAAATCCGGAATCATCTCGCGAGCCGAGAGGGATCGGGAAACGCGGAGCCGTAAACTCGACAGATCCGGCCGGTTCGCTACGCTGAAGCCTCATTTAACGGAACCGGCCCGAAGCCGGCAGGAGAACCCATGACACCCCCGATTCGAGTACCTGACCTGCTGCGTGGACGATGACGCTGAAGCGATCGATGCGATGGTTAATGGGTCGACTGAGGTGTCCGCACGCACGTTCCGGCGCCGCTGTGACTGGACGCAGGCCAGCGAGATGCTCGGCTATGATCAGTGCCCGCCAGGATTGCGACTGGATACCGATTTCGCGGTCAGCTTCCACAAGAGTCACTTCAAGGGGCGGCCCTGCTATTACATCGTCCATAGCGCGATCGAGTACGTGTTTGTGAGCCCGGAGCACCGCGCAGAACGGATGGCGGAGGGCACCTGATGATCGACCTAAAACGACCCACATTCCCGGCCCTGATCTGGGAGCTTCGCAAACACTTTGAGCAGAGTGCCGCCACATGGGATGAAGACTGCCCCTGTGGGCGCGGACAGAAGACGCGCGGGCTGACCCCTTGCACCGACTGCATCATTGACGAGCTGGTTCGACGCGGGATCAGCCGCGATCTGGCCCTAGAGGCCCGCTGTGACCTGGCGGAAATCCGGGATCGGCAGCGACGCTTCAGCGAGAAGATCCAGACGATGCAGGAGACCGTTCAAGACAGCGTGCCAGCGCGAGGCAAGGACCGTGCGTGAACGCCTGGCCCTGTTCCTGATTCAACTGGGACGCCTGCTGCACCCGCAGGTGGTGCGGGTGGCGGTCTATATACCCCCACGCGAGATTTCGTTCGAGGACGCCGAAGCGGCGGAACAGGGCGCGGCGGCCGCCTTCGAGCGCGCCACCCGACACTGGCAAAACGAACGCCAGGCGGAGAAGATGCTGTGGGAACTCCGTCCCGAGTTGTGCGAAGACATGGAGCGTTAGAGGGGAGTCGATTGAGTTACTCGGACACCATTTCGATTGGGTCGATAGCACTGCTTATCGGCGGCGTCCTGGTGGTGGTCACGGTCCTTCTGTGGTGGCGCCGGGAGCTGGAGCGGGATCAGTGGAAGGCGCATTTCCTGCTACCGGCCCTGCTGCTGCTCGCGGGCACCTGGATTTTGCACGGGCATGAGACCTCCAGCGGTCAGACGGTGTACGACTGGCCGTTTCAGCGAAACGCCGTGGATCGCGAGTCCCTCGGCGATTTCGGGGTGCCCTCCGGCACTACACCTCAAGAGCGGATCGAACACTGACTCGTATGAACCGCGCTCTTGGGTGTGCTGCAAGAACGGCTGCACCCCAGTGGAGCAGAAAACGCCCCACTGGAATGGTCACTCACAGAAAGGCTGTTGTCACTCGAGATCTGACGTGGCCGGGTCCGCAGAAGCGGATAGACAGCATGCCACGCTTAATGCCTCGCGCCGTTATAGAACCGGGAACAGAAGAAACGGACGAGCTGAAAAACGACTTTGACCAAATGGCCCATGGTGTGCAGATTGGCGAGACAATCAATGGACAGAGGACGTCCGTATAAAACTCGATCACCAGGAAAGTCAGGCCCAAACGTTCCACTCCGCGCCGAAGCACCGCGTCATAACTAACCCGCTGGCGGTCACCGTCACCGCAGCGTTCCTTATGGTGGGTATAGGGAAGGTATCCGCTGGGGAATTCAGGATCGTGCTACCCGAAACCGCCGGCTACACCAGCGCAGGGTCGGGGGCGAATGGGGCTCCGGAAGCCGCCGCAGAGGATTGCTACGACCCCGACAATATCGGCCAGGTCGGGGAATGGTCGGGTTGTGAGGGCATGCTTATCGTGGATGACCACATGCTGCGCGAAGCCGCCAGTAACGCGATCGGGATCAGGGGAGACGACTCCTTCAATGTCGCCCCAGGCGATGCCTATGCGCCGGAGAACCTGACGGAGACCTTTACGTTCGAGCAGGACGGCCGGGATGTCTTCACCGGTCAGGTTGTCAATATGTCCAGTCTATTCCGTGATTCTGACATGGATCTGGATATTGGCTACTGGGACACCTCCCGCGTTGAGAGTATGAGCCACATGTTCCGGGGTACTACGATGTTCAATCAGGACATCGGGAGCTGGAACGTGACCAGTGTCATC
This genomic window from Thioalkalivibrio sp. K90mix contains:
- a CDS encoding BspA family leucine-rich repeat surface protein, which encodes MLPETAGYTSAGSGANGAPEAAAEDCYDPDNIGQVGEWSGCEGMLIVDDHMLREAASNAIGIRGDDSFNVAPGDAYAPENLTETFTFEQDGRDVFTGQVVNMSSLFRDSDMDLDIGYWDTSRVESMSHMFRGTTMFNQDIGSWNVTSVITMERMFDSAEAFNQDIGGWDMSNVRVLSSMFRYSGSVFNQDIGGWDTSNVEAFNHMFQRNNAFNQDIGGWDVSSARDDSDFARMFENTDAFDQNLSCWDVEHIEEVPTVFGVGVDDRPRWGESPPC